The following proteins come from a genomic window of Longimicrobium sp.:
- the odhB gene encoding 2-oxoglutarate dehydrogenase complex dihydrolipoyllysine-residue succinyltransferase yields the protein MPVEIRVPPLGESVVEATVGRWTKQEGDPVQKDEILVELETDKITVEVAAPAAGTLGKVQKQEGETVGVNELLAVMEAGAAAPAEQAGQAASARAEQQAGAETPTPTPEAATATATAEPEAPAGGAQTSPAARAIAAEHGVDLGTVRGSGPNGRITKEDVLRIIEDGRKAAGAPPREAAPAATPATAATPAPSPERKPAPAAAPAGERAETRQRMSRRRQTIAKRLLEAQHGTASLTTFNEVDLSAVMELRKRRQDEFVKKHGVKLGFMSFFTKAIIGALKQFPRLNAEIQGDEIVLKHYYDIGIAVGAEEGLVVPVVRSADRKSFAELEREIGELGTRAREGKLTLEELQGGTFTITNGGIFGSMLSTPILNPPQVGILGMHNIVERPVVVDGQVAIRPIMYVALTYDHRIVDGSEAVRFLVAVKKMLEDPLSMLIEG from the coding sequence ATGCCCGTCGAGATCCGCGTCCCGCCGCTGGGCGAGTCCGTCGTCGAGGCCACCGTCGGCCGCTGGACGAAGCAGGAAGGCGACCCCGTCCAGAAGGACGAGATCCTGGTGGAGCTGGAGACCGACAAGATCACCGTCGAGGTCGCCGCGCCCGCCGCCGGGACGCTAGGCAAGGTCCAGAAGCAGGAGGGCGAGACGGTCGGCGTGAACGAGCTGCTGGCCGTGATGGAGGCGGGCGCCGCCGCGCCGGCCGAGCAGGCGGGGCAGGCGGCCTCCGCGCGCGCCGAGCAGCAGGCCGGCGCCGAGACTCCGACGCCCACGCCCGAGGCCGCCACGGCCACCGCCACCGCCGAGCCGGAAGCCCCGGCCGGCGGCGCGCAGACCTCGCCCGCGGCCCGCGCCATCGCCGCCGAGCACGGGGTGGACCTGGGGACCGTCCGCGGCTCGGGGCCCAACGGGCGGATCACCAAGGAGGACGTGCTCCGCATCATCGAGGACGGGCGCAAGGCCGCCGGCGCCCCGCCGCGCGAGGCCGCCCCGGCTGCGACTCCGGCGACTGCCGCGACGCCGGCGCCCTCCCCGGAGCGGAAGCCGGCCCCGGCGGCGGCACCGGCGGGCGAGCGGGCGGAGACGCGGCAGCGGATGTCGCGCCGGCGGCAGACCATCGCGAAGCGGCTGCTGGAGGCGCAGCACGGCACCGCCAGCCTCACCACCTTCAACGAGGTGGACCTCTCGGCGGTGATGGAGCTGCGCAAGCGCCGCCAGGACGAGTTCGTGAAGAAGCACGGGGTGAAGCTGGGCTTCATGTCGTTCTTCACCAAGGCCATCATCGGCGCGCTCAAGCAGTTCCCGCGGCTCAACGCCGAGATCCAGGGCGACGAGATCGTCCTCAAGCACTACTACGACATCGGCATCGCCGTGGGGGCCGAGGAGGGGCTGGTGGTCCCCGTGGTCCGCAGCGCCGACCGGAAGAGCTTCGCCGAGCTGGAGCGCGAGATCGGCGAGCTGGGGACGCGGGCGCGCGAGGGGAAGCTGACGCTGGAGGAGCTGCAGGGCGGCACCTTCACCATCACCAACGGCGGGATCTTCGGCTCCATGCTCTCCACGCCGATCCTGAACCCGCCGCAGGTGGGGATCCTGGGGATGCACAACATCGTGGAGCGCCCCGTGGTGGTCGACGGCCAGGTCGCCATCCGCCCGATCATGTACGTGGCGCTCACCTACGACCACCGCATCGTCGACGGCAGCGAAGCCGTGCGCTTCCTGGTCGCGGTGAAGAAGATGCTGGAGGACCCGCTCAGCATGCTGATCGAGGGATGA